TGTCGACGCTTGCGGGGGCCGTGGTTATCGCCGTCTGTAGTGCCGCCCTTGCGGCGCTTCCGACGCTGCTCTCCTCGCCGATCGCCGTCTGGCAGGGTACTCGAACCAAAACCCCCACGCCGTCGAACGATACCGGTCGATCGGACGAACGATAATCGCCGTAGACACCATCTCGAGTACCCCTTTCTATGCGATTACTAACCTGTTAAGCGTTCGAGTTCATTTCGTTTATTTTACTCTTATTTATATTCATATAGATATAGAAATGTAGATACATGGTCGAACGACCTACCACAGACGACGGTGGAAGCGCGAACAATTGGACCCGACGAACGTTCATGGCGGCCCTCGGTGCAACCGGTGTTGCGGCCGTTGCGGGCAACGCCCAAGCGGCTGACGAGGATATCGTCAACGATCTCGAACAAGCGGATGAGGGCAACGTGGACTTACGAGCGTTTGACGAGGTGCTCGGGCGGCTCGAAGCCGCCGCCGACGCCCTCGAATTCCCCGCTCGACGCATCGGCGCTAACCCCCGGGGCGCCCAGCACGGTGCGTCCCGCTGGGGGATCCACTTCGAGACCGAGCACCCGATCCATCTCGGTGAGGCGACCGTCGACGCCGACCAGGCCGGCACGTTCAGTGCCGTCGTCGGCGAGTACGACGGCAGCAGCTTCAGCCCCGTTCACGAACGCAATATTGGCGTCGACACGGGACTCAACACGATCGATCTCGACATGGCTCTCGAACCCGGCGAGTACCTCCTGACGCGCGACGGGAGCTTTCCGCTGCGCCGGGCCGCGTGGT
This genomic interval from Halalkalicoccus subterraneus contains the following:
- a CDS encoding twin-arginine translocation signal domain-containing protein, encoding MVERPTTDDGGSANNWTRRTFMAALGATGVAAVAGNAQAADEDIVNDLEQADEGNVDLRAFDEVLGRLEAAADALEFPARRIGANPRGAQHGASRWGIHFETEHPIHLGEATVDADQAGTFSAVVGEYDGSSFSPVHERNIGVDTGLNTIDLDMALEPGEYLLTRDGSFPLRRAAW